The genomic window GTTCGCGCGCATGATGATCGGTTCGCTTGCCGCCGCCCTGCCGATCGGTTTTGCCATCGGCCTTGTCGACTATGCCTTCACCAGCGAACCGACCACGCTGGAAAGCGGCCTGCAGCGCGCGCTTTTCTCAATGCCACTCTGCGCCCTCTTCTGTTTTTTGAGTTACATGGCGATGAACGAAAAAATCGCCGAAGCGGCCGCGCCCCAAGAAAACAAACCCGGCGCCTCGATCCTCGACCGGCTGAAGCCCGAGAATCGCGGCCCGCTGCTGCGCCTTTCCGTTCGCGATCATTATACCGAGGTGGTGACGAGCCGCGGGCGCGAACTGGTGCTCCTGCGCTTCGCCGATGCGCTGAAGGAAACCGCCGCGACATCAGGCCTTCGCGTCCACCGTTCGCACTGGGTGGCCGACGCCCATGTCGAAGGCGTCAGACGGGACAATGGCAGGCTCATGATCCTCACCCGCGACGGCACCGAAATCCCGGTCAGCCGCAGCTATGCCGAGCACGTGCGCCGCCGCTTCACGTAAGGAAGAGCGGCCAAACGCTTGACGGGACTCCCGATTTCGCTCTTCCTGAACTAAGAGGAGAACGCAGGAGGAAATGCCGATGAAGGCCGTACGCCTGGAAGCGACAGGAAAACTGCAGCTGTGCGAGGTCGAAAAGCCGGCGCCCGGCCCAGGCGAACTGCTGGTCCGCGTCGAAGCTTGCGGCATCTGCGGCACCGACCGGCATCTCTTCCACGGCGAATTTCCGTCGAAGCCCCCGGTAACGCTCGGCCATGAATTCGCGGGGATCGTCGAGGCGGTCGGCGACGGCGTGACCGATTTCCGCCCCGGCATGCGTGTCACCGGCGATCCCAACATTGCCTGCGGCGGCTGCGAGGAATGCCGGCGCGGCCGCGTCAATCTCTGCCGGAATCTGCAGGCGATCGGCATCCACCGCGACGGCGGTTTCGCCGATTATGTCTCCATGCCGCAAAGCCAGGCCTTCGCGCTGCCGAGTGATCTCGATCCGCTCCATGGCGCTTTCTGCGAGCCGCTCGCCTGCTGCATTCACGGCGTCGATCTCGGCGGGCTGCACACCGGCGCGTCGGTTGTCGTGCTCGGCGGCGGCGTCATCGGCCTTCTCACGGTTCAACTGGCAAGGCTTGCGGGCGCCACCCGCGTGGTGCTGGTGACGCGAAGCGCCGAAAAGCGCCGCTTGGCCGAAAGCCTCGGCGCCACCGCGACGGTCGATCCGGGTGAGGGTGACGTCATTGCCCGCATCATCTCCGATGACGGACTGCTGCCCGGCGGCGCCGATGTCGTTTTCGAATGCGCCGGTGTTGCCGAGACCATGCAGCAGGCGCCCCGGCTTGCCCGGCGCGGCGGCAGCGCCGTCATCCTCGGTGTCATGGCGCAAGGTGCGATGATCGAGATCGAACCCTTCGACCTGCTTTTTCGCGAGGTCAGGCTGACAGGCTCCTTCGTCAACCCTTTCACCCATGGCCGCGCTGCCGATCTCATCGCCTCCGGCAGGATCAAAGTCGAGCCGCTGATATCGAGGCGCATCGGTCTCGCCGAGGCGCCGGAAGCGATCATCAATCCGGCGCGCGGCGGCGAAATCCGGGTGCTCGTCGTGCCCGACGGGAAATAGCCTTTCGCGCCATGTCGGGATTCCTGTCGATTCCGTGATTTATGGGGTTCCGTTTGCAAAAACATTTGCCTATAAGCCGCTTCTAGCCTGAAAAGACCTCAATGCGCGACCCGACCTGGTGATCTCCCACCCTGGCCGGCTTTTTGCGCAGCCAGACAATGGATATCGCCCATGCCGAAGCGCCAAGACATCAAATCGATCCTCATCATCGGCGCGGGACCGATCGTCATTGGCCAGGCCTGCGAATTCGACTATTCCGGCACCCAGGCCTGCAAGGCGCTGAAGGAGGAGGGCTACCGCGTCATCCTCGTCAACTCCAACCCGGCGACGATCATGACCGATCCGGGGCTAGCCGACGCCACTTACGTCGAGCCGATCACCCCCGAGGTCGTCGCCAAGATCATCGCCAAGGAGCGCCCGGACGCACTGCTGCCGACCATGGGCGGCCAGACGGCTTTGAATACCGCCCTCTCTCTGAAGCGCATGGGTGTGCTCGACCGCTACAATGTCGAGATGATCGGCGCCAAGCCCGCCGCCATCGACATGGCCGAGGATCGCGCGCTGTTCCGCGAGGCCATGGCCCGTATCGGCCTGGAAACACCCCGCTCGATGCTGGCGAACGCAACCGATATCAAGGACCTCGACCGCAAGACTCACGAGGCCGAACGTACCAAGCTGCGCGAAAGCCTCTCGGGCGCCGATCTCGACAAGGCGCTGGACGAGCTGGAAAATCAGTGGAACCTCGGCGAAAGCGACCGCAAGCAGCGCTACATGAACCATGCCATGGCGATCGCCGCCCAGGCGCTCGATCATGTCGGCCTGCCCGCCATCATCCGCCCGTCCTTCACCCTCGGCGGCACCGGCGGCGGCATCGCCTACAACCGTTCGGAATTCTTCGAGATCGTCGGCGGCGGCCTCGATGCTTCGCCGACCACGGAAGTGCTGATCGAAGAATCGGTGCTCGGCTGGAAGGAGTATGAGATGGAGGTCGTCCGCGACAAGGCGGACAACTGCATCATCATCTGCTCGATCGAGAACATCGATCCGATGGGCGTCCACACCGGCGACTCCATCACCGTCGCGCCGGCGCTGACACTGACGGACAAGGAATACCAGATCATGCGCAACGCCTCGATCGCGGTGCTGCGCGAGATCGGCGTCGAAACCGGCGGCTCGAACGTTCAGTTCGCCGTCAATCCGGAGGACGGCCGCCTCGTCGTCATCGAAATGAACCCGCGCGTCTCGCGCTCCTCCGCACTCGCGTCGAAGGCCACCGGCTTCCCGATCGCCAAGGTCGCCGCCAAGCTCGCGATCGGCTACACGCTCGACGAACTGGAAAACGACATCACCGGCGGCGCAACGCCGGCCTCCTTCGAACCGTCGATCGACTACGTCGTTACCAAGATCCCGCGCTTTGCCTTCGAGAAATTCCCGGGCGCCTCGCCTGTTCTGACGACCGCGATGAAGTCGGTCGGTGAAGTCATGGCGATCGGACGCACTTTCGCTGAATCGCTGCAGAAGGCGCTGCGCGGTCTCGAAACCGGCCTGACCGGCCTCGACGAAATCGAGATCCCCGATTTCGAGGAAGGCGAATCCAGCCAGAACGCCATCCGCGCCGCCATCGGCACGCCGACGCCGGACCGCCTGCGCATGGTTGCCCAGGCGCTGCGCCAGGGCCTCAGCATCGAAGAGGTGCATGAAGGCTGCAAGATCGACCCCTGGTTCATCGCCGAGCTCAAGAACATTGTCGACATGGAAGCCCGCATCCGCGAGCACGGCCTGCCTGACGATGCCACCAATCTGCGCATGCTGAAGGCGATGGGCTTCTCCGATGCGCGTCTCGCGACGCTCACCGGCAAGCGCCCGAAGGAAGTGGCCGAACGCCGCAACGGCCTGAACGTTCGCCCCGTCTTCAAGCGCATCGACACCTGCGCGGCCGAATTCGCCTCGCCGACCGCCTATATGTATTCGACCTACGAGACGCCTTTCGTCGGCGCCGCCCGCTCGGAAGCCCAGGTTTCCGACCGCAAGAAGGTCGTCATCCTCGGCGGCGGCCCGAACCGCATCGGCCAGGGCATCGAGTTCGACTATTGCTGCTGCCATGCCGCCTTCGCGCTGAAGGATGCCGGCTATGAAGCGATCATGATCAACTGCAACCCGGAAACCGTCTCGACCGACTACGACACGTCGGACCGTCTCTATTTCGAGCCGCTGACGGCAGAGGATGTCATCGAGATCCTGCGCGCCGAGCAGGAAAGGGGCGAAGTCGTCGGCGTCATCGTCCAGTTCGGCGGCCAGACGCCGCTGAAGCTTGCCGAGGCGCTCGAGAAGAACGGCATCCCGATCCTCGGCACCGCGCCCGATATGATCGACCTTGCCGAAGACCGTGATCGCTTCCAGAAGCTTCTGATGAAGCTCGACTTGAACCAGCCGAACAACGGCATCGCCTATTCGGTCGAGCAGGCCCGCCTGGTCGCTGCCGAAATCGGCTTCCCATTGGTCGTGCGCCCCTCCTACGTGCTCGGCGGCCGCGCCATGCAGATCCTGCATTCGGAAGGCCAGTTGCAGACCTATCTGCTCGATACCGTTCCGGAACTGGTGCCTGAGGATATCAAGCAGCGCTATCCCAACGACAAGACCGGCCAGATCAACACTCTGCTCGGCAAGAACCCGCTGCTCTTCGACAGCTACCTCACCCACGCCATCGAAGTCGACGTCGACTGCCTCTCCGACGGCACCGACGTCTATGTCGCCGGCATCATGGAGCATATCGAGGAAGCCGGCATCCATTCCGGCGACTCCGCCTGCTCGCTGCCGCCGCGCTCGCTGCCCGTCGACCTGCTCGACGAGCTGGAGCGCCAGGCCAAAGCCATGGCGAAGGCGCTCAACGTCGGCGGCCTGATGAACGTCCAGTTCGCCATCAAGGATGGCACGGTCTACGTTCTCGAAGTCAATCCGCGCGCCTCGCGCACCGTGCCCTTCGTCGCCAAGACCATCGGCGCTCCGATCGCCAAGATTGCCGCCCGCGTCATGGCCGGCGAGAAGCTCGATGCGACCTTCGCCGCCTACGGTGAAAAGCCCGATCCGCGCAAGCTCAAGCACATCGCCGTCAAGGAAGCCGTCTTCCCCTTCGCCCGCTTCCCCGGCGTCGATACGTTGCTCGGCCCGGAAATGCGCTCGACTGGCGAAGTCATCGGCCTCGACACCGATTTTGCGCTGGCCTTCGCCAAGTCGCAGCTCGGCGCCGGCGTCGAGCTGCCGCGCGACGGAACGGTCTTCGTCTCGGTGCGCGACGAGGACAAGTCGCGCGTGCTGCCGGCGATCCGCATCCTCGTCGAACAGGGCTTCAAGGTCCTGGCAACCGGCGGCACCGCCCGCTTCCTCGGCGAGAACGGCATCACCGCCACCAAGATCAACAAGGTTCTGGAAGGCCGCCCGCACATCGAAGACGCGATCCGCAACCGTCAGGTCCAGCTCGTCATCAACACCACCGACGGCAACAAGGCGATTTCGGACTCCAAGTCGCTGCGCCGTGCGACGCTGATGCAGAAGGTGCCCTACTACACGACGATGGCCGGCGCCGAAGCCGCCGCCCAGGCGATCAAGGCGCTGAAGGCCGGCAATCTCGAAGTCCGGCCGCTGCAGAGCTACTTCGCCTGAAATCGGACAGCGCCATCGCCAGGTGGGTGATGGCGCGAACTCCGCCGGAATCTCTTTATCCTGCTGATGCGATAAGCCGCTGAATCGTCATCATATCCTCGCGAAACCGCGCCACCTCCTCCGCCTTCAACCGCTCATCTGGGATGCGCAGCAGATAGGATGGATGCACGGTCACGAAGAGCGTGCGCCCTCCTTCGATCGCCATCGCCCTTCCCCTGACATCCTGCAGGCGCTCCTTCACATCGGTCAGCGCCGCAAGCGCCGTCGCTCCCATCGCGACGATCAGCTTCGGCTTGACGAGCGCCATCTCCCGGTCGAGCCACCAGCGGCAATGCTTCACCTCGCCCATATTGGGCTTCTGGTGGATACGCCGCTTGCCGCGCGGCTCGTATTTGAAATGCTTGACCGCATTGGTGACGTAGAGCGTCGAACGGTCGATGCCCGCCTCCGCGATCATCTGATCGAGAAGCCTGCCGGCCGGACCGACGAAGGGGCGCCCCGCGATATCCTCCTGATCGCCCGGCTGCTCTCCGACGAACATCACCTCCGCATCATCAGGCCCCTCCCCGAAGACCGTCTGCGTCGCATGGGCGTGAAGCGGACAGCGGGCACAGACGGCGGCTTCCGCGCGCAGGGCCTCCAGAGTGCCCGCGGGTGCCGGGGGCTCGGTGGGAAGATTGCGCGCCGCATCCTGCAGGCGGTCGTGAAAGGGCAGCGATTGCGTCGCCTCCCGCGCGGCCATCTCCCGCACTCTGTTTTCTGCTGACGCGATCAGCCCAGGAATCAGATCGGCTTCCGGCAGGTTCTTCCAGTATTTCTTCGGCATCTCTGCCTGCATCGCCTTCACCTTCAGCCGCGCCGGATTGAAGATATTGGCATAATACGTGCGCCAGAGTTCATCCGTGGCATCACTGAGATTGGGCTTTTCGCACGGTTCGTTGGTGATCGTCAGCCGTTCGCCATCCCATGCGGCGGATCCCTTCGGCGTTGCGATCCGCCAGTCCATGTCGGTGAAGCGCCGCTGGAAGAAGGGAGCGGTGCGCCTGACGATATGATGGTCCGGCTCGAACCAGGCGAGGAATTTCCGGCGGCCCGCCGATGCCGCACCCACTTCCTTGAAGCGGACGAAGGCCGTCATCTTGTGCGCGTCGCGCCAAACGTTCTTCGCCATCAGCCTGGCCCGCACGACATCCTCATCGGAAGTCACCTCCAGCAACTGCCGGTCCAGCTGCAGCCGCCAGAGCAGTCGGTAAAGCAGGGAAAACCGCGCCGGATCGGAATGGCAGAGAACCGTCTCCGCAAGCTCGATGAAGGCGGGCGGCACCGTCATCGGCTTGCCTGATGTTGCCGGCGCCGGCGGCATGGCGTCACGTTGAAATGAAAGATCGGCCTCAGCACTTTTCTCGCGCCAGTCGATCTCCTCGGGCAATAGGCCGGCGCCCGCCAAGGCGCGTGCGGCATCGCGCCATTCGGCGAGGTCCCCGCGCCCCGCCAGCACGACCCGGCGCATCACAGCAGCGACAATTGTTCGGGCTGCGGCTCGAACATGGCGCGCAGATCCGGGCGGTCGATCAGCCGGCGCGCCGACCAGCCTTCCGCCGAGATGAAGGATTGAACCTTCTTGATCGAAACACCAAGCCGGGCGAGATCATCGAGCCGCAGACGGCGGAAGCGCCGCGCCGAAATGATCGCCTTAACAGTCTTGGTGCCGAGACCGGGCACACGCAGCAACTTCTCCCGATCGGCGCGGTTCACGTCGACGGGAAATTCGCCCCGGTTGGCAAGCGCCCAGGCAAGTTTCGGATCGAGATTGAGATCGAGCATGCCGCCCGCCTGGTTCGCGGTGATCTCGTCGATGCCGAAACCATAGAACCGATAGAGCCAGTCAGCCTGATAGAGCCGGTGTTCGCGCATCAGCGGCGGCTTGATGAGCGGCAAATTCTTCGAAGCGTCGGGAATCGGGCTGAAGGCGGAATAATAGACGCGTCGGAGGCCATAGCTGCTGTAAAGCCGGCCGCTGGTCTGAAGGATCGTCGCGTCGTTCGCTCCATCGGCGCCGACGATCATCTGCGTGCTCTGGCCGGCCGGAACGAAACGCCGACGTTTCCTCGTTTTGAGCGTCGGCTCTTCGGCCGCCTCGATCTTCAACCTGAGATCACCCATCGAACGCCTGATATTGGCGGGCTTCTTTTCCGGTGCGAAGCGGGTAATTCCTTGATCCGTCGGCAACTCGATATTCAGCGACAGCCTGTCGGCATGAAGCCCCGCCTCCTCGATCAGATGCGGCGATGCCTCGGGGATCGCCTTCAGATGGATGTAACCGCGGAAGTTATGCGTCATGCGTAGTTCGCGCGAGATGCGGACCATCTCCTCCATCGTGTAGTCGGACGAACGGATGATGCCGGAGGACAGGAAGAGGCCTTCGATATAGTTGCGGCGGTAGAATTCCAGCGTCAGCCAGACGACCTCCTCCGCCGTAAAACGTGCCCGCTCGACATTGCTGGACGAGCGATTGATGCAATAGGCGCAGTCGTAGATGCAGAAATTGGTCAGCAGGATTTTCAGAAGCGAAATGCAGCGCCCGTCCGGAGCATAGGCATGGCAGATGCCGGCTCCCTCCGTCGAACCGAGCCCGCCACTTGCGCTCGAATCGCGTTTCACCGTGCCGCTGGAAGCGCAGGAAGCGTCATATTTCGCAGCGTCGGAAAGGATGGCCAAGCGTTCGGCAAGCGACTTCTTCATCGCTATGTTCACTATATGTTCCAATGTGCAAAGTCAATCTCCCCTGCCCGTTTTCGAGGTGCACCGCCTGACGTCGCAGTGGGTTACGTTTCATTCATGCGAATTTTCTGGAAATCGGCCTCGGCGATCTGCTATAAGCGTTCGACTAGTATTGTGGCACGGTTCCGAAGCTCCCCTTCGGGACCTGTTTTCTTTTGTGTGTGCCTGACTGCGCGGACACGAAGACTGAAGGACAGAAAAATGGTTGAAAAGGTACCGATGACACCGGGTGGTTTCGTCAAGCTGCAGGAAGAGCTGCGCTGGCGTCAGCAGGAGGAGCGCCCCCGAATCATCGAGGCGATCGCCGAAGCCCGTGCCCATGGCGACCTTTCCGAAAACGCCGAATACCACGCTGCCAAGGAAGCCCAGAGCCACAACGAAGGCCGCATCAGCGAGCTGGAAGACTTGACGGCGCGCGCCGAGGTCATCGATCTCACCAAGATGTCGGGCGACAAGATCAAGTTCGGCGCCAAGGTGAAGCTCGTCGACGAGGACACCGAGGAAGAAAAGACCTACCAGATTGTCGGCGACCAGGAAGCCGATGTGAAGGCCGGCCGCATTTCCATTTCCTCCCCGATCGCGCGTGCGCTGATCGGCAAGGAAGTCGGCGATTCCATCGAAGTCAATGCGCCCGGCGGCTCCAAGGCTTACGAAATCCTCCAGGTTTCCTGGGGCTGATCGCCCGCCAGACACGAGACCCATCCCTTGCCTGATATGCGTGACGTCGAGATCATCGCGCCCAATTTCAAGCGCCGGCTCTCCGGCGTCACGTCGACCATCGTCCAGCTCATTCCGTGCCAGATCCGGCTCGGCATCCGGATCGCAACGCTCGGCCCCGGCCTGCCGGAGGGCTTGGCGAAACTGACATGGCCGCAACTCCTCGGCCTGTGGCGCCGGCCCGCGCGCCGACGCCACCGCGTCTGGCACGCCCGGCGCAACAATGAGATGGCCGTCGGCATCCTGCTTCGCCATCTCCTGCGCATGCCCCTGAAGCTGCTCTTCACCTCGGCCGCGCAGCGTCGCCACACCGCCTATACGAAATGGCTGATCCGCCGCATGGACGCGGTGATCGCGACCAGCGACCGTTCCGGCTCCTTCCTCGAGGTGCCGCACACGGTCATCCAGCACGGCGTCGACCTTTCCCTGTTCCACCCGCCGGAAACGGCCGATGACGGCATAACCGCCACCGGCCTGCCAGGCCGCTATCTCGTCGGCTGTTTCGGCCGCGTGCGCCATCAGAAAGGCACCGATCTCTTCGTCAAGTCGATGATCGAGCTCCTGCCGCAGTATCCCGAATGGACGGCCGTCGTCTCCGGCCGGCTAACGGCGGAGCACACCGCCTTTGGCGACAAGCTCAAGGCGGATGTTGCCGCCGCGGGCCTCACCGACCGGATGCTTTTCCTCGGCGAAGTACCCGATATCAAGGTCTGGTATCGCCGCTTGACGCTTTATGTCGCCCCTTCCCGCAACGAAGGTTTTGGCCTGACGCCGCTTGAAGCCATGGCCTCGCGGACCGCCGTGGTCGCGTCGGACGCGGGCGCCTATGCCGAACTCATCGCCGAGGGCGAGACCGGCTCGGTGGTGGCCGCCGGCGACGGTGAGGCGCTGACGCGGGCGATCGTCCCTTACATCGCAGACCCCGCTCTGGCGATCGCCCATGGCGAGAATGCGCTGCGCCATGTCAGGGCGAATTTCGCGCTGGAGAAGGAAGCAAGTGCGATCGGCGCCATTTACGATCGCCTCCTCGGCGACAACCGCTGAAGCACAAAGAGAAACGGCCCGTCAGATAACGGGCCGCTGCGATATTCAGGGATGACAAAGAGAGCGGCCGGTTATTCCGCCGGCTGCAGCCCGGCAGTCGACGTGTCCTCGGCATGGCCGCCGAGCGCTCTGGCGAGCTGCACCGTATCCAGCTCCTTCTCCCAGCGCGCCACGACGATCGTCGCGACCGCATTGCCGACGAGGTTGGTCAGCGCCCGGCATTCCGACATGAAGCGGTCGATGCCGAGGATGAGCGCCATGCCGGCGACCGGTACGGAGGGCACGACGGAGAGGGTTGCGGCAAGCGTGATGAAGCCGGCGCCGGTGATGCCGGCGGCACCCTTCGAGCTCAGCATCGCCACCAAGAGCAGCAGGATCTGGTCACCCCAGGAGAGGTTGATGCCGGTTGCCTGGGCAATGAAGAGGGCTGCAAGCGTCATGTAGATATTGGTGCCGTCGAGGTTGAAGGAATAGCCTGTCGGGATGACGAGGCCGACGACCGAGCGCTTGCAGCCGGCCTTTTCCATCTTGTTCATCAGCCCCGGAAGCGCGGCTTCCGAAGACGAGGTGCCGAGAACCAGCAGCAGCTCTTCCTTGATGTAACGCAGCAGCGCCAGGATCGAGAAGCCGTTGTAGCGGGCGACGGCGCCGAGAACGACGAGCACGAAGAGCAACGAGGTGATGTAGAACGTACCGATCAGCATGGCGAGGTTGGCAATCGATCCGATGCCATATTTGCCGATCGTAAACGCCATGGCGCCGAAGGCGCCGATCGGGGCGGCCTTCATCAGGATGGCGACGAGCTTGAAGACGGGAGCCGTCAGGGCATTGAGGAAATTGACGACCTGCTCGCCCTTCTCGCCGACCATGGCGAGCGCGATGCCGAAGAGCACCGAGAAGAACAGCACCTGCAGAATGTCGCCATCGGCAAAAGCGCCGACGATCGTCGTCGGGATGATATTGCTGAGAAAGCCGACGATGCTCTGCTCATGCGCCTTCTCGGCAAAGGTGGCGACCGTCTTCGGATCGAGCGAGGCCGGATCGATGTTCATGCCGGCGCCGGGCTGGATCACATTGGCGACGATCATGCCGATGACGAGCGCCAGCGTCGAGAAAGTCAGGAAATAAAGCATCGCCTTGCCGGCGACGCGGCCGACCTTCTTCAGGTCGCTCATGCCGGCAATACCGGTCGCCACCGTCAGGAAGATCACCGGCGCAATCACCATCTTGACGAGCTTGATGAAGGCATCGCCGAGCGGCTTCAGCTGCGTGCCGAGGTCGGGATAGAAGTGACCGAGAATGATGCCCGCGGCGATGGCCGCGAGAACCTGAACGTAAAGATGGGAATAAAAGGGCTTCCGGCCCTTGTCGTCTGCGACTGCATGCACTGGTGTTGCGATCATGATGTCCTCCTAAAGGCTCGCCCGGAACGAACTCCGGCCTCCCGAGCCGCTCGCTTCAATCCAACAGCTCAGCCGTTGTTGCCATCTCCTTCGCAATCGCCGTGCCAGTTTCGCAGAGCAAAGACAAATGTTTGATTTCGCTACGGAATATTTTATATCGCCATCGAAAAGCTAAATAAGCGATGCGGAAATCCGCACAAATCCATTTGCATCCCGTGCAGAAAAATGCACAAATCCACCATGTCCTTGTCCGTATCTTCGCTGTGGCCCACCCTGCCCCTGCACCATCGCATCCGTCGGATGTGGTGGGCCTATGCGGTCATCGCGCTCCTTGCAGCCGTCGCCAGCCTCTGGGCGGGTGGCGAGATCGGCCGGCAACGGGCGGAGGCCGCCCTTGAGGAACAGGCCCGCATGGATGCCAGGCTGAATGCGGCGCTGCTGCGCACCGTCCTTGAAAAATACCGGGCCCTTCCCTTCGTCCTGTCACAAGACAATGCGCTTGCCACAGCCCTTGCCGGAAGCGATGCCGGCGCCTTCGAGCGGCTCAGCCAGAAGCTGGAAATGCTGGCGGCGGGCACGAAGGCCGCCGTCATCTATGTCATCGACAAGGACGGCATGGCGGTTTCGGCCAGCAATTGGCGCGAGCCAACGAGCTTCGTCGGCAATGACTATCGCTTCCGGGAATATTTTCAGGGCGCCGTCGCAAAGGGACAGGCCGAGCACTTCGCCCTCGGCACCGTCAGCAAGAAACCAGGTCTCTATATCTCCGAACGGATATCCGGCGATAACGGCCTCCTCGGGGTCGTCGTGGTCAAGGTGGAGTTCGACGACGTCGAGGCGGATTGGAATGCCACCGACGCACCCTCCTACGTCGTCGACGAACGCGGCATCGTCCTCATCACCAGCATTCCGTCGTGGCGGTTCATGACGATCGGCCGGATCGCCGAGGACCGGCTGACGGCGATCCGCGAAAGCCTGCAGT from Rhizobium sp. Pop5 includes these protein-coding regions:
- a CDS encoding putative DNA modification/repair radical SAM protein is translated as MKKSLAERLAILSDAAKYDASCASSGTVKRDSSASGGLGSTEGAGICHAYAPDGRCISLLKILLTNFCIYDCAYCINRSSSNVERARFTAEEVVWLTLEFYRRNYIEGLFLSSGIIRSSDYTMEEMVRISRELRMTHNFRGYIHLKAIPEASPHLIEEAGLHADRLSLNIELPTDQGITRFAPEKKPANIRRSMGDLRLKIEAAEEPTLKTRKRRRFVPAGQSTQMIVGADGANDATILQTSGRLYSSYGLRRVYYSAFSPIPDASKNLPLIKPPLMREHRLYQADWLYRFYGFGIDEITANQAGGMLDLNLDPKLAWALANRGEFPVDVNRADREKLLRVPGLGTKTVKAIISARRFRRLRLDDLARLGVSIKKVQSFISAEGWSARRLIDRPDLRAMFEPQPEQLSLL
- the carB gene encoding carbamoyl-phosphate synthase large subunit, whose product is MPKRQDIKSILIIGAGPIVIGQACEFDYSGTQACKALKEEGYRVILVNSNPATIMTDPGLADATYVEPITPEVVAKIIAKERPDALLPTMGGQTALNTALSLKRMGVLDRYNVEMIGAKPAAIDMAEDRALFREAMARIGLETPRSMLANATDIKDLDRKTHEAERTKLRESLSGADLDKALDELENQWNLGESDRKQRYMNHAMAIAAQALDHVGLPAIIRPSFTLGGTGGGIAYNRSEFFEIVGGGLDASPTTEVLIEESVLGWKEYEMEVVRDKADNCIIICSIENIDPMGVHTGDSITVAPALTLTDKEYQIMRNASIAVLREIGVETGGSNVQFAVNPEDGRLVVIEMNPRVSRSSALASKATGFPIAKVAAKLAIGYTLDELENDITGGATPASFEPSIDYVVTKIPRFAFEKFPGASPVLTTAMKSVGEVMAIGRTFAESLQKALRGLETGLTGLDEIEIPDFEEGESSQNAIRAAIGTPTPDRLRMVAQALRQGLSIEEVHEGCKIDPWFIAELKNIVDMEARIREHGLPDDATNLRMLKAMGFSDARLATLTGKRPKEVAERRNGLNVRPVFKRIDTCAAEFASPTAYMYSTYETPFVGAARSEAQVSDRKKVVILGGGPNRIGQGIEFDYCCCHAAFALKDAGYEAIMINCNPETVSTDYDTSDRLYFEPLTAEDVIEILRAEQERGEVVGVIVQFGGQTPLKLAEALEKNGIPILGTAPDMIDLAEDRDRFQKLLMKLDLNQPNNGIAYSVEQARLVAAEIGFPLVVRPSYVLGGRAMQILHSEGQLQTYLLDTVPELVPEDIKQRYPNDKTGQINTLLGKNPLLFDSYLTHAIEVDVDCLSDGTDVYVAGIMEHIEEAGIHSGDSACSLPPRSLPVDLLDELERQAKAMAKALNVGGLMNVQFAIKDGTVYVLEVNPRASRTVPFVAKTIGAPIAKIAARVMAGEKLDATFAAYGEKPDPRKLKHIAVKEAVFPFARFPGVDTLLGPEMRSTGEVIGLDTDFALAFAKSQLGAGVELPRDGTVFVSVRDEDKSRVLPAIRILVEQGFKVLATGGTARFLGENGITATKINKVLEGRPHIEDAIRNRQVQLVINTTDGNKAISDSKSLRRATLMQKVPYYTTMAGAEAAAQAIKALKAGNLEVRPLQSYFA
- a CDS encoding LytTR family DNA-binding domain-containing protein, with the protein product MNHPFLQSTLRELQVFLHSRRFWGIFAAIVLLFALTGPYGTMERMGFGERLAYWLSLHAFAWAIAILCAIFAENLLRGVIVSMFARMMIGSLAAALPIGFAIGLVDYAFTSEPTTLESGLQRALFSMPLCALFCFLSYMAMNEKIAEAAAPQENKPGASILDRLKPENRGPLLRLSVRDHYTEVVTSRGRELVLLRFADALKETAATSGLRVHRSHWVADAHVEGVRRDNGRLMILTRDGTEIPVSRSYAEHVRRRFT
- the greA gene encoding transcription elongation factor GreA, which translates into the protein MVEKVPMTPGGFVKLQEELRWRQQEERPRIIEAIAEARAHGDLSENAEYHAAKEAQSHNEGRISELEDLTARAEVIDLTKMSGDKIKFGAKVKLVDEDTEEEKTYQIVGDQEADVKAGRISISSPIARALIGKEVGDSIEVNAPGGSKAYEILQVSWG
- a CDS encoding zinc-dependent alcohol dehydrogenase family protein, which encodes MKAVRLEATGKLQLCEVEKPAPGPGELLVRVEACGICGTDRHLFHGEFPSKPPVTLGHEFAGIVEAVGDGVTDFRPGMRVTGDPNIACGGCEECRRGRVNLCRNLQAIGIHRDGGFADYVSMPQSQAFALPSDLDPLHGAFCEPLACCIHGVDLGGLHTGASVVVLGGGVIGLLTVQLARLAGATRVVLVTRSAEKRRLAESLGATATVDPGEGDVIARIISDDGLLPGGADVVFECAGVAETMQQAPRLARRGGSAVILGVMAQGAMIEIEPFDLLFREVRLTGSFVNPFTHGRAADLIASGRIKVEPLISRRIGLAEAPEAIINPARGGEIRVLVVPDGK
- a CDS encoding UdgX family uracil-DNA binding protein (This protein belongs to the uracil DNA glycosylase superfamily, members of which act in excision repair of DNA. However, it belongs more specifically to UdgX branch, whose founding member was found to bind uracil in DNA (where it does not belong), without cleaving it, appears to promote DNA repair by a pathway involving RecA, rather than base excision.) translates to MRRVVLAGRGDLAEWRDAARALAGAGLLPEEIDWREKSAEADLSFQRDAMPPAPATSGKPMTVPPAFIELAETVLCHSDPARFSLLYRLLWRLQLDRQLLEVTSDEDVVRARLMAKNVWRDAHKMTAFVRFKEVGAASAGRRKFLAWFEPDHHIVRRTAPFFQRRFTDMDWRIATPKGSAAWDGERLTITNEPCEKPNLSDATDELWRTYYANIFNPARLKVKAMQAEMPKKYWKNLPEADLIPGLIASAENRVREMAAREATQSLPFHDRLQDAARNLPTEPPAPAGTLEALRAEAAVCARCPLHAHATQTVFGEGPDDAEVMFVGEQPGDQEDIAGRPFVGPAGRLLDQMIAEAGIDRSTLYVTNAVKHFKYEPRGKRRIHQKPNMGEVKHCRWWLDREMALVKPKLIVAMGATALAALTDVKERLQDVRGRAMAIEGGRTLFVTVHPSYLLRIPDERLKAEEVARFREDMMTIQRLIASAG